The Desulfovibrio aminophilus genome window below encodes:
- the aprB gene encoding adenylyl-sulfate reductase subunit beta codes for MPTFVNPEKCDGCKGGEKTACMYICPNDLMILDPAEMKAYNQEPEACWECYSCVKICPQGAIEARPYADFAPLGGTSIPMRSAEDIMWTIKFRNGSVKRFKFPIRTTPEGSIKPFEGKPEPGDINNELLFTETELKAPKAVLMKKFEVSDADVSQCWQDGVCEPVNG; via the coding sequence ATGCCGACCTTTGTGAACCCGGAAAAATGTGACGGCTGCAAGGGTGGCGAAAAGACCGCTTGCATGTACATTTGTCCGAACGACCTCATGATCCTGGATCCGGCCGAGATGAAGGCCTACAACCAGGAGCCCGAAGCCTGCTGGGAGTGCTACTCCTGCGTGAAGATCTGCCCCCAGGGCGCCATCGAAGCCCGCCCCTACGCTGACTTCGCCCCCCTCGGCGGCACCTCCATCCCGATGCGTTCGGCCGAAGACATCATGTGGACCATCAAGTTCCGCAATGGTTCCGTGAAGCGGTTCAAGTTCCCCATCCGCACCACTCCTGAAGGTTCCATCAAGCCTTTCGAGGGCAAGCCCGAGCCCGGCGACATCAACAACGAGCTGCTCTTCACCGAGACCGAGCTGAAGGCCCCCAAGGCCGTGCTCATGAAGAAGTTCGAGGTGTCCGACGCCGACGTGAGCCAGTGCTGGCAGGACGGCGTCTGCGAGCCCGTCAACGGCTAA
- the aprA gene encoding adenylyl-sulfate reductase subunit alpha yields the protein MPQIPAKEVVKGVPLAEPQVIEKHADILMVGGGMGCCGAAFEICRWVDAKYKDLSVMLLDKAALERSGAVAQGLSAINTYLGENDADDYVRMVRTDLMGLVREDLIFDLGRHVDDSVHLFEEWGLPCWIKKDGHNLDGAAAKAAGLSLRKGDAPVRSGRWQIMINGESYKVIVAEAAKNALGEERYLERVFIVKLLLDANTPNRIAGAVGFSTRENKVYVFTCNACLVACGGAVNVYRPRSTGEGMGRAWYPVWNAGSTYTMCAQVGAEMTMMENRFVPARFKDGYGPVGAWFLLFKAKATNYKGEDYCATNRAMLKPYEDRGYAKGHVIPTCLRNHMMLREMREGRGPIFMDTKSALLATINNDFKNPLWKHLESEAWEDFLDMCVGQANLWAATNCAPEERGSEIMPTEPYLLGSHSGCCGIWVSGPDEEWVPEDYKVRAENGKVYNRMTTVMGLFTCADGVGASGHKFSSGSHAEGRIAGKAMVRWVLDHKDFKPALSVKAADLAKEIYQPWYTFEQFKKASTAPEINPNYITPKNFMMRLTKCTDEYGGGCSTLYMTSKALLNTGFWLMGMMEEDSKKLAARDLHELMRCWEQFHRLWTVRLHMQHIEFREESRYPGFYYRGDFMGLDDSKWKCFVNSKYDPAKKELKIFKRAFWQIIPD from the coding sequence ATGCCTCAGATTCCCGCTAAAGAAGTTGTGAAGGGCGTCCCGTTGGCCGAGCCTCAGGTGATCGAGAAGCACGCGGACATCCTCATGGTCGGCGGCGGCATGGGCTGCTGCGGCGCCGCGTTCGAGATCTGCCGCTGGGTCGACGCCAAGTACAAGGACCTCTCCGTGATGCTGCTGGACAAGGCCGCCCTCGAGCGTTCCGGCGCCGTGGCGCAGGGCCTTTCCGCCATCAACACCTACCTGGGCGAGAACGATGCCGACGACTACGTCCGCATGGTCCGCACCGACCTCATGGGCCTGGTCCGCGAAGACCTGATCTTCGACCTGGGCCGTCACGTGGACGACTCCGTCCACCTGTTCGAGGAGTGGGGCCTTCCCTGCTGGATCAAGAAGGACGGCCACAACCTCGACGGCGCCGCCGCCAAGGCCGCCGGTCTGTCCCTGCGCAAGGGCGACGCCCCCGTGCGTTCCGGCCGTTGGCAGATCATGATCAACGGTGAGTCCTACAAGGTCATCGTGGCCGAGGCCGCGAAGAACGCCCTGGGCGAAGAGCGCTACCTGGAGCGCGTGTTCATCGTGAAGCTGCTTCTCGATGCCAACACCCCCAACCGCATCGCCGGCGCCGTGGGCTTCTCCACCCGCGAGAACAAAGTCTACGTGTTCACCTGCAACGCCTGCCTCGTGGCCTGCGGCGGCGCGGTCAACGTGTACCGCCCCCGTTCCACCGGTGAGGGCATGGGTCGCGCCTGGTACCCGGTGTGGAACGCTGGTTCCACCTACACCATGTGCGCTCAGGTCGGCGCCGAGATGACCATGATGGAAAACCGCTTCGTGCCCGCCCGCTTCAAGGACGGTTACGGCCCGGTCGGCGCCTGGTTCCTGCTGTTCAAGGCCAAGGCCACGAACTACAAGGGCGAGGACTACTGCGCCACCAACCGCGCCATGCTGAAGCCCTACGAGGATCGCGGTTACGCCAAGGGTCACGTCATCCCGACCTGCCTGCGCAACCACATGATGCTCCGCGAGATGCGTGAAGGCCGCGGCCCCATCTTCATGGACACCAAGTCCGCGCTGCTCGCCACCATCAACAACGACTTCAAGAACCCCCTCTGGAAGCACCTCGAGTCCGAGGCCTGGGAAGACTTCCTCGACATGTGCGTCGGTCAGGCCAACCTCTGGGCGGCCACCAACTGCGCCCCCGAGGAGCGCGGCTCCGAGATCATGCCCACCGAGCCCTACCTGCTCGGTTCGCACTCCGGCTGCTGCGGCATCTGGGTCTCCGGTCCGGACGAGGAGTGGGTCCCCGAGGACTACAAGGTCCGTGCCGAGAACGGCAAGGTCTACAACCGCATGACCACCGTCATGGGTCTGTTCACCTGCGCCGACGGCGTGGGCGCCTCCGGCCACAAGTTCTCCTCCGGCTCGCACGCCGAGGGTCGTATCGCCGGTAAGGCCATGGTCCGTTGGGTCCTCGACCACAAGGACTTCAAGCCCGCCCTGTCCGTGAAGGCCGCCGACCTGGCCAAGGAGATCTACCAGCCCTGGTACACCTTCGAGCAGTTCAAGAAGGCCTCCACGGCTCCGGAGATCAACCCGAACTACATCACCCCGAAGAACTTCATGATGCGCCTCACCAAGTGCACCGATGAATACGGCGGGGGTTGCTCCACCCTGTACATGACCTCCAAGGCCCTGCTGAACACGGGCTTCTGGCTCATGGGCATGATGGAAGAGGATTCCAAGAAGCTGGCCGCCCGCGACCTGCACGAACTCATGCGCTGCTGGGAGCAGTTCCACCGCCTGTGGACCGTGCGCCTGCACATGCAGCACATCGAGTTCCGCGAAGAGTCCCGTTACCCGGGCTTCTACTACCGCGGCGACTTCATGGGCCTGGACGATTCCAAGTGGAAGTGCTTCGTGAACTCCAAGTACGATCCCGCCAAGAAGGAACTGAAGATCTTCAAGCGGGCGTTCTGGCAGATCATCCCTGACTAG
- a CDS encoding CoB--CoM heterodisulfide reductase iron-sulfur subunit A family protein — protein sequence MANNSILVVGGGFAGITAALEAAEVGYEVFIVETNPYLGGRVAQLNQYFPKLCPPSCGLEIQFQRIKNNPLVHFYTMAEVVSVSGGPGAYDVKIKQRPRFVNERCTACGDCEKAARTTVDNEFEFGLSKRKAVYKTHSFAFPHRYVLDPKDIPAEELEAIKAACPYEAIDLADAEKTFDLNVGSIVYATGWKPYDLKNLDNLGSGKLKNVVSNMQLERLAAPNGPTSGQILRPSDGKAPKSIAFVQCAGSRDQNHLNYCSYICCMASLKHVAYIRKNYPDAKVVIYYIDLRTPGRYDKFKKRILADDKLLLVKGKVAKIVEDKHKNPVVTVENAVTGIKSDETFDMVVLATGMQPTMAGQKQPFAGVDEDGFVLAAEDKGVVAAGCAKSPLDVMKSAQSGTGAALKAIQNVVGR from the coding sequence ATGGCGAACAACAGTATTCTCGTAGTGGGCGGCGGGTTCGCGGGGATTACCGCCGCCTTGGAGGCCGCCGAGGTCGGATACGAGGTCTTCATTGTGGAGACCAATCCATACCTCGGTGGCAGGGTGGCGCAACTGAACCAATATTTCCCCAAGCTGTGCCCGCCTTCCTGCGGACTGGAGATCCAGTTCCAGCGCATCAAGAACAACCCCCTGGTGCATTTCTACACCATGGCCGAGGTGGTTTCCGTCAGCGGCGGCCCCGGCGCCTATGACGTGAAGATCAAGCAGCGCCCCCGCTTCGTGAACGAGCGCTGCACGGCCTGCGGCGACTGCGAGAAGGCCGCCCGCACCACGGTGGACAACGAGTTCGAGTTCGGGCTCAGCAAGCGCAAGGCCGTCTACAAGACGCACTCCTTCGCCTTCCCCCACCGCTACGTGCTCGACCCCAAGGACATCCCGGCCGAGGAGCTGGAGGCCATCAAGGCCGCCTGCCCCTACGAGGCCATCGACCTGGCCGACGCGGAGAAGACCTTCGACCTGAACGTCGGCAGCATCGTCTACGCCACCGGCTGGAAGCCCTACGACCTGAAGAACCTGGACAACCTGGGCTCCGGCAAGCTGAAGAACGTGGTCTCGAACATGCAGCTGGAGCGCCTGGCCGCGCCCAACGGCCCCACCTCGGGCCAGATCCTGCGCCCCTCCGACGGCAAGGCTCCCAAGAGCATCGCCTTCGTGCAGTGCGCCGGTTCCCGCGACCAGAACCACCTGAACTACTGCTCCTACATCTGCTGCATGGCCTCGCTGAAGCACGTGGCCTACATCCGCAAGAACTACCCGGACGCCAAGGTCGTGATCTACTACATCGACCTGCGCACCCCGGGCCGCTACGACAAGTTCAAGAAGCGCATCCTCGCGGACGACAAGCTCCTGCTCGTCAAGGGCAAGGTGGCCAAGATCGTCGAGGACAAGCACAAGAACCCGGTGGTCACGGTGGAGAACGCCGTCACCGGCATCAAGAGCGACGAGACCTTTGACATGGTGGTCCTGGCCACGGGCATGCAGCCCACGATGGCCGGCCAGAAGCAGCCCTTCGCGGGCGTGGACGAGGACGGCTTCGTCCTCGCCGCCGAGGACAAGGGCGTGGTGGCCGCCGGTTGCGCCAAGTCGCCGCTGGACGTGATGAAGTCCGCCCAGTCCGGCACGGGCGCGGCGCTCAAGGCCATTCAAAACGTGGTGGGGAGGTAA
- a CDS encoding hydrogenase iron-sulfur subunit has translation MAEKLGVYICGGCEIAKSLDLAGLAEHVKNSKVAPLCKVVKTNPVLCSPEGVAEIEADIQAEGLDGVVVCACSPRSKWDIFRFGDKIQVERVNLREQCVWSFQDDPKVPGLLKGMAEDYVRMGVTRLSKSVIPVPEIPETCKTIMVLGGGFTGLTAALNAAAMNRDVLLVEKDGKLGGKALNMYKTFPLSAPFDKAVDTGIEKLVSAVESNPKIKVVMNATLESLEGAPGLYKATIGGAQYDVGSVILATGWVPGDGKYLEPLGYGTMKNVVTSAQFEEMAKSGKIVRPSDGKAVTSVAFVLDMDLPMKGVSYDSGAACEPPAELPEQAAPAEGEAKDDAFVYENTESAKHLAYSSEISSLVALKQAGYVAEKVPGAVAMVLYDHMMVPGINEKYYKAAQDNTSIMLTKATVTGVTESGDGTLSVAAKDTLLGENVEIMADLVVLPTAVVPVTAHDPTMNFVYRQGPHFPDLKLFDGFVDSNYICFPYETRRTGVYAAGCAHQPMTMANARDDAAGAVLKAVQCMESINRGVSVHPRSGDLSFPVFNFVRCTQCKRCTEECPFGALDDDEKGTPKPNYTRCRRCGTCMGACPERVIKFDSYNVDQIGSTIKEVKVPDDMVAGGPRVIVLVCENDAYPALDMAAFRGKKWSPYVRFIPVRCLGSVNAIWVADAMSKGIDGVMLLGCKYGDDYQCHFVKGSELCSRRKENIAESLQRLGVEAERVEQYEVAIDDYDKIPGLIEKFMNEVVAKFGPNPFKGY, from the coding sequence ATGGCTGAAAAGCTCGGAGTATACATCTGCGGCGGCTGCGAGATCGCCAAATCCCTTGATCTCGCCGGGCTGGCCGAGCACGTGAAGAACAGCAAGGTGGCCCCGCTTTGCAAGGTCGTGAAGACCAACCCGGTGCTCTGCAGCCCCGAGGGCGTGGCCGAGATCGAGGCCGACATCCAGGCCGAGGGCCTGGACGGCGTGGTGGTCTGCGCCTGCTCCCCGCGCAGCAAGTGGGACATCTTCCGCTTCGGCGACAAGATCCAGGTCGAGCGCGTGAACCTGCGCGAACAGTGCGTCTGGTCCTTCCAGGACGACCCGAAGGTTCCCGGCCTGCTCAAGGGCATGGCCGAGGACTACGTGCGCATGGGCGTCACCCGCCTGTCCAAGAGCGTCATCCCGGTCCCGGAGATTCCCGAGACCTGCAAGACCATCATGGTGCTCGGCGGCGGCTTCACCGGCCTCACCGCCGCGCTCAACGCCGCGGCCATGAACCGCGACGTGCTCCTGGTGGAGAAGGACGGCAAGCTCGGCGGCAAGGCGCTGAACATGTACAAGACCTTCCCGCTGTCGGCCCCCTTCGACAAGGCCGTGGACACCGGCATCGAGAAGCTCGTCTCCGCCGTGGAGTCCAATCCCAAGATCAAGGTCGTGATGAACGCCACCCTGGAGTCCCTCGAAGGCGCTCCCGGCCTGTACAAGGCCACCATCGGCGGCGCGCAGTACGACGTCGGCTCCGTGATCCTGGCCACCGGCTGGGTGCCCGGCGACGGCAAGTACCTGGAGCCCCTGGGCTACGGCACGATGAAGAACGTGGTCACCTCCGCCCAGTTCGAGGAGATGGCCAAGAGCGGCAAGATCGTCCGGCCCTCGGACGGCAAGGCCGTGACCTCCGTGGCCTTCGTCCTGGACATGGACCTGCCCATGAAGGGCGTGTCCTACGACTCCGGCGCGGCCTGCGAGCCCCCGGCGGAGCTGCCCGAGCAGGCCGCCCCGGCCGAGGGCGAGGCCAAGGATGACGCCTTCGTCTACGAGAACACCGAGTCGGCCAAACATCTGGCCTACAGCTCGGAGATCTCCAGCCTGGTGGCCCTGAAGCAGGCCGGCTACGTGGCCGAGAAGGTCCCCGGCGCGGTGGCCATGGTGCTCTACGACCACATGATGGTCCCGGGCATCAACGAGAAGTACTACAAGGCCGCCCAGGACAACACCTCGATCATGCTCACCAAGGCCACGGTCACCGGCGTGACCGAGTCCGGCGACGGCACCCTGTCCGTCGCGGCCAAGGACACCCTGCTGGGCGAGAACGTGGAGATCATGGCCGACCTGGTGGTCCTGCCCACGGCCGTGGTCCCGGTGACGGCCCACGACCCGACCATGAACTTCGTCTACCGCCAGGGCCCGCACTTCCCGGACCTCAAGCTGTTCGACGGCTTCGTGGACTCGAACTACATCTGCTTCCCCTACGAGACCCGGCGCACCGGCGTCTACGCGGCGGGTTGCGCGCACCAGCCCATGACCATGGCCAACGCCCGCGACGACGCGGCCGGCGCCGTGCTCAAGGCCGTGCAGTGCATGGAGAGCATCAACCGCGGCGTGTCCGTGCATCCCCGCTCCGGCGACCTCTCCTTCCCGGTGTTCAACTTCGTGCGCTGCACCCAGTGCAAGCGCTGCACCGAGGAATGCCCGTTCGGCGCCCTGGACGACGACGAGAAGGGAACGCCGAAGCCGAACTACACGCGCTGCCGCCGTTGCGGCACCTGCATGGGCGCCTGCCCCGAGCGCGTGATCAAGTTCGACAGCTACAACGTCGACCAGATCGGCTCGACCATCAAGGAAGTGAAGGTCCCGGACGACATGGTGGCCGGCGGCCCGCGCGTCATCGTGCTGGTCTGCGAGAACGACGCCTACCCGGCCCTGGACATGGCCGCCTTCCGCGGCAAGAAGTGGAGCCCCTACGTCCGCTTCATCCCGGTCCGCTGCCTGGGCTCGGTGAACGCCATCTGGGTCGCCGACGCCATGAGCAAGGGCATCGACGGCGTCATGCTGCTGGGCTGCAAGTACGGCGACGACTACCAGTGCCACTTCGTCAAGGGCTCGGAGCTGTGCAGCCGCCGCAAGGAGAACATCGCCGAGTCGCTCCAGCGCCTGGGCGTGGAGGCCGAGCGCGTGGAGCAGTACGAGGTCGCCATCGACGACTATGACAAGATTCCCGGCCTCATCGAGAAGTTCATGAACGAGGTCGTCGCCAAGTTCGGTCCCAACCCCTTCAAGGGTTACTAG
- the qmoC gene encoding quinone-interacting membrane-bound oxidoreductase complex subunit QmoC yields MSNSVRVQPDLKFVKELQQFGGESLKKCYQCATCSVVCPLSPADNPYPRKEMVWAQWGLKDRLLNDIDIWLCHNCGTCSDLCPRGAKPGDLLGALRNMAYKNLAQPNFIGKLMSGKGLPILILIPAIIYLVIWAIRASILGTAFPLFEMNGHDVVVSKTGQIIYGGLFPGDYTIDPIFALLAVFMLFGFYSGVSNLLKSFGSMPKTFIVGRAKAPSFLCALIETLKYEVAQHTQFQDCGADEKSRKRFTGHLLTMYAFVCLFVVTTIVAVGHWGGAFLMQHVLGLTDPLTQLITVAGSTPMPLYSPVKILANVGAVMLVLGLTFLTSRRASLDKAKQGSSFDDWYLLSVIWVIALSGLGAEIFRLAGLATIAYPTYFVHIVAVFMLVGYLPWSKLAHLVYRTVALAYARKIGRIPMKPVQH; encoded by the coding sequence ATGTCGAACAGCGTCAGGGTCCAGCCGGACCTGAAATTCGTAAAGGAACTGCAGCAGTTCGGAGGGGAATCCCTCAAGAAGTGCTACCAGTGCGCAACCTGCAGCGTGGTCTGCCCCCTGTCCCCCGCCGACAACCCCTATCCCCGCAAGGAGATGGTCTGGGCCCAGTGGGGATTGAAGGACCGCCTGCTCAACGATATCGACATCTGGCTCTGCCACAACTGCGGCACCTGCTCCGACCTGTGCCCGCGCGGCGCCAAGCCGGGCGACCTGCTCGGCGCGCTGCGGAACATGGCCTACAAGAACCTGGCCCAGCCGAACTTCATCGGCAAGCTCATGAGCGGCAAGGGCCTGCCCATCCTGATCCTCATCCCGGCGATCATCTACCTGGTCATCTGGGCGATCCGGGCCTCCATCCTGGGCACGGCCTTCCCGCTCTTCGAGATGAACGGCCATGACGTGGTGGTCTCCAAGACCGGCCAGATCATCTACGGCGGCCTGTTCCCGGGCGACTACACCATCGACCCGATCTTCGCCCTGCTGGCCGTGTTCATGCTCTTCGGCTTCTACTCCGGCGTGAGCAACCTGCTGAAGAGTTTCGGCTCCATGCCCAAGACCTTCATCGTGGGCCGCGCCAAGGCGCCGAGCTTCCTCTGCGCCCTGATCGAGACCTTGAAGTACGAAGTGGCCCAGCACACGCAGTTCCAGGACTGCGGCGCGGACGAGAAGAGCCGGAAGCGCTTCACGGGCCACCTGCTGACCATGTACGCCTTCGTCTGCCTGTTCGTCGTGACCACCATCGTGGCCGTGGGCCACTGGGGCGGCGCGTTCCTCATGCAGCACGTCCTGGGCCTCACCGACCCGCTGACCCAGCTCATCACCGTGGCGGGCTCCACGCCCATGCCGCTGTACAGCCCGGTGAAGATCCTGGCCAACGTGGGCGCGGTCATGCTCGTGCTCGGCCTGACCTTCCTGACCTCGCGCCGGGCCTCCCTGGACAAGGCCAAGCAGGGTTCCAGCTTCGACGACTGGTATCTGCTCTCCGTGATCTGGGTCATCGCCCTGTCCGGCCTGGGCGCGGAGATCTTCCGCCTGGCCGGCCTGGCCACCATCGCCTATCCGACGTACTTCGTGCACATCGTGGCGGTGTTCATGCTGGTGGGCTACCTGCCCTGGTCCAAGCTCGCGCACCTGGTCTACCGCACGGTGGCCCTGGCCTACGCGCGCAAGATCGGCCGCATCCCCATGAAGCCCGTGCAGCACTAG
- a CDS encoding Crp/Fnr family transcriptional regulator produces MSDATRPRGPRPSGEPEGREFARIPLDNAPWRDVLHLATPLDFAKDEAVIPENAPPDFLYFLERGEVRMLRAEPGGQEKTLWYVDPDHLFGETPLLCGGASRNRHICTRPSRIHAFRRETVREEIFPVRPDLMFNLMETLACKVRILSNQVADMSLDELSARVCRYLHLHAERLGDQGGATLLNPRLNQQELAQLLGVHRVTLNKTLRDLEHEGVLGGYRRDEVRVLDPARFLTLALS; encoded by the coding sequence ATGTCCGACGCGACACGGCCACGCGGTCCGCGTCCTTCCGGGGAACCCGAAGGCCGCGAGTTCGCCCGCATCCCCCTGGACAACGCCCCCTGGCGGGACGTGCTGCACTTGGCCACGCCCCTGGACTTCGCCAAGGACGAGGCCGTGATCCCCGAGAACGCGCCGCCGGACTTCCTCTACTTCCTGGAGCGCGGCGAGGTGCGCATGCTGCGCGCCGAACCCGGCGGCCAGGAAAAGACCCTTTGGTACGTGGACCCGGACCACCTCTTCGGCGAGACCCCCCTGCTCTGCGGCGGCGCGTCGCGCAACCGCCACATCTGCACCCGTCCCTCGCGGATCCACGCCTTCCGCCGCGAAACCGTGCGGGAGGAAATCTTTCCCGTCCGGCCGGACCTCATGTTCAATCTCATGGAGACCCTGGCCTGCAAGGTGCGCATCCTGAGCAACCAGGTCGCGGACATGAGCCTGGACGAGCTGTCGGCCCGCGTCTGCCGCTACCTGCACCTGCACGCCGAGCGCCTCGGCGACCAGGGCGGCGCGACGCTGCTCAACCCCCGCCTGAACCAGCAGGAGCTGGCCCAGCTCCTGGGCGTGCACCGCGTGACCCTGAACAAGACCCTGCGCGACCTGGAGCACGAGGGCGTGCTCGGCGGCTACCGCCGGGACGAGGTCCGCGTCCTGGACCCGGCCCGCTTCCTGACCCTCGCCCTGAGCTGA
- a CDS encoding aryl-sulfate sulfotransferase, whose translation MLTAVIAIALAAALLALARPASAYEIHRGPTGVITYDEQAAAKGYILLSPTVKCNVTYLINREGDVVHQWNCAYPPGLYATFLPNGHLLRGAALPEPPVKIGGAAGMVQELDWDGNVLWEYKMFSPDEIQHHCFDRMPNGNTLILGWERKTKQEALDKGRIPDTYPEVTVLQGVPMRDFWSDFVREVDPQGRTVWEWRVWDHIGAGPDQFDINYRLPLNVGEDYASFDWTHFNTVEYLPATDQILLNSRNFSEVYILDHKSGEIVRRWGNPSAYGQGRKPGWYDSGDQRIFGSHHAHMLENGHVTIFDNGSERPEGTRSRVVEVNLENGEVVWEYAAHGRNSFFSYRQGAAQRLENGNTLVTSTQQGHLFEVTPEGKVVWEFVNPIMCGEGKALFCDAADYLEPLGHDMFTNMVHRAYFYTPDHPALAGRDLSRKRPLVDGAPKFFRLWPGAA comes from the coding sequence ATGCTCACCGCCGTCATCGCCATCGCCCTCGCGGCCGCCCTCCTCGCCCTGGCGCGGCCCGCCTCGGCCTATGAGATCCATCGCGGCCCCACGGGGGTCATCACCTACGACGAGCAGGCCGCCGCCAAGGGCTACATCCTGCTTTCGCCCACCGTGAAGTGCAACGTCACCTACCTCATCAACCGGGAAGGCGACGTGGTCCACCAGTGGAACTGCGCCTACCCCCCGGGCCTCTACGCCACGTTCCTGCCCAACGGGCACCTCCTGCGCGGGGCCGCCCTGCCGGAGCCGCCGGTGAAGATCGGCGGCGCGGCGGGCATGGTCCAGGAACTGGACTGGGACGGCAACGTGCTCTGGGAATACAAGATGTTCTCCCCGGACGAGATCCAGCACCACTGTTTCGACCGCATGCCCAACGGCAACACCCTGATCCTGGGCTGGGAGCGCAAGACCAAGCAGGAGGCCCTGGACAAGGGCCGCATTCCCGACACCTATCCCGAAGTGACCGTGCTCCAGGGCGTGCCCATGCGCGACTTCTGGTCCGATTTCGTCCGCGAGGTCGACCCCCAGGGCCGCACGGTCTGGGAATGGCGCGTCTGGGACCACATCGGCGCCGGCCCGGATCAGTTCGACATCAACTACCGCCTGCCCCTGAACGTGGGCGAGGACTACGCCAGCTTCGACTGGACGCACTTCAACACCGTGGAGTACCTCCCGGCCACGGACCAGATCCTGCTCAACTCCCGCAACTTCAGCGAGGTCTACATCCTGGACCACAAGAGCGGCGAGATCGTCCGGCGCTGGGGCAATCCCTCGGCCTACGGGCAGGGCAGGAAGCCGGGCTGGTACGACTCCGGCGACCAGCGGATCTTCGGCTCGCACCACGCCCACATGCTCGAGAACGGCCACGTGACGATCTTCGACAACGGCTCCGAGCGGCCTGAAGGCACCCGGTCACGTGTCGTCGAGGTGAACCTGGAGAACGGCGAAGTCGTCTGGGAGTACGCCGCTCATGGCCGCAACAGCTTCTTCAGCTACCGCCAGGGCGCGGCCCAGCGTCTGGAGAACGGCAACACCCTGGTGACCTCCACCCAGCAGGGCCACCTCTTCGAGGTCACGCCAGAGGGCAAGGTGGTCTGGGAGTTCGTCAATCCGATCATGTGCGGCGAGGGCAAGGCCCTGTTCTGCGACGCGGCCGACTATCTGGAGCCCCTGGGGCACGACATGTTCACCAACATGGTCCACCGGGCCTACTTCTACACCCCGGACCATCCCGCCCTGGCCGGACGCGACCTGAGCCGGAAGCGGCCCCTGGTGGACGGCGCGCCCAAGTTCTTCCGGCTCTGGCCGGGAGCGGCCTGA
- a CDS encoding aryl-sulfate sulfotransferase: MIHRRGKLLSLAALALSICALAATARAYEAHQGPTGVTKYVKGAAFEGYTLFAPTVKCTSTYLIDMEGDVVHEWKSAYPPGLYAVILPNGNLLRSNAPKEQPVKIGGAGGILQELDWNGKVVWEYKMLSDNEIQHHAFDRMPNGNTLILGWERKTKEEAVKKGRTPGTFPDEVTIKGQPVRDFWVDFVREVDKKGKTVWEWHAWDHIGTGPDQLDINFRLPGHVGVGYDSFDWSHFNTVEYLPATNQVLLNSRNLSEVYIVDKKSGKIVQRWGNPAAYGQGKKPGWYDSGDQQIFGSHHAHMIENGHVTVFDNGSERPEGSRSRVIEVDLKTGKIVWEYAANGRNSFFSYRQGAAQRLPNGDTLVTSTQQGHLFEVTPEGKVVWEFVNPIMFGQPKAVFSDEDDALKNSGHDMFTNMVHRSYRYAPDYPGLKGRDLSVKRPLVEGAPKIFKILAPKQ, translated from the coding sequence ATGATCCACAGACGAGGCAAGCTGCTGTCCCTGGCGGCGCTGGCGCTGTCCATCTGCGCGCTGGCCGCCACCGCCCGGGCCTACGAGGCCCACCAGGGCCCAACGGGCGTGACCAAGTACGTGAAGGGCGCGGCCTTCGAGGGCTACACGCTCTTCGCCCCCACCGTGAAGTGCACGAGCACCTATCTCATCGACATGGAAGGCGACGTGGTCCACGAATGGAAGTCCGCCTATCCCCCGGGCCTCTACGCCGTGATTCTGCCCAACGGCAACCTCCTGCGCTCCAACGCCCCCAAGGAACAGCCGGTGAAGATCGGCGGCGCGGGCGGCATCCTCCAGGAGCTGGATTGGAACGGCAAGGTGGTCTGGGAGTATAAGATGCTCTCGGACAACGAAATCCAGCACCACGCCTTCGACCGCATGCCCAACGGCAACACCCTGATCCTGGGCTGGGAGCGCAAGACCAAGGAAGAGGCCGTCAAAAAGGGCCGCACCCCCGGCACCTTCCCCGATGAAGTGACCATCAAGGGCCAGCCCGTGCGCGACTTCTGGGTCGACTTCGTGCGCGAAGTGGACAAGAAGGGCAAGACCGTCTGGGAATGGCACGCCTGGGACCACATCGGCACCGGCCCGGACCAACTGGACATCAACTTCCGCCTGCCCGGCCACGTGGGCGTGGGCTACGACAGCTTCGACTGGTCGCACTTCAACACCGTGGAGTACCTCCCGGCCACCAACCAGGTGCTGCTCAACTCGCGCAACCTGAGCGAGGTCTACATCGTGGACAAGAAGAGCGGCAAGATCGTCCAGCGCTGGGGCAACCCCGCGGCCTACGGCCAGGGCAAGAAGCCCGGCTGGTATGATTCCGGCGACCAGCAGATCTTCGGCTCGCATCACGCCCACATGATCGAGAACGGCCACGTCACGGTCTTCGACAACGGCTCCGAACGTCCCGAGGGCAGCCGCTCCCGGGTCATCGAGGTCGACCTCAAGACCGGCAAGATCGTCTGGGAATACGCCGCCAACGGCCGCAACAGCTTCTTCAGCTACCGCCAGGGCGCGGCCCAGCGCCTGCCCAACGGCGACACCCTGGTGACCTCCACCCAGCAGGGCCACCTCTTCGAGGTCACGCCCGAGGGCAAGGTGGTCTGGGAATTCGTCAACCCGATCATGTTCGGTCAGCCCAAGGCCGTGTTCTCGGATGAGGACGACGCCCTGAAGAACTCCGGCCACGACATGTTCACCAACATGGTCCACCGTTCCTACCGCTACGCCCCGGACTATCCCGGCCTCAAGGGCCGCGACCTGAGCGTGAAGCGGCCCCTGGTGGAAGGCGCACCCAAAATATTCAAGATCCTGGCGCCCAAGCAGTAA